In Sutterella faecalis, a genomic segment contains:
- a CDS encoding carboxymuconolactone decarboxylase family protein, with translation MHSILSRRKVLSSAAAAAGAFAAGAPARAETHPSPDPDADAVLARMTNLSERGLSLPLKSRHLVMLATLSAIGLPEHVESAVKAALEGGLAPAEVKEAIYQTTPYVGFARVSSVLKSANKALLEKGVRLPLPSEGTVTNDTRFSEGFRVQSGIFGDAIRRMHETAPESQKALLVRDLTGWCFGDYYTRKALNLRERELITFASIVALGGCEAQVRAHVNGNVAVGAVKQNLIDALEVGLPFLGFPRTLNALAVVNDVLKD, from the coding sequence ATGCATTCGATCCTTTCCCGCCGCAAGGTTCTTTCAAGCGCCGCCGCTGCAGCGGGCGCATTTGCTGCCGGAGCACCGGCGAGAGCAGAGACCCATCCGTCTCCCGACCCCGATGCCGACGCCGTTCTCGCGCGCATGACGAACCTCTCGGAAAGAGGCTTGTCGCTGCCGCTCAAATCACGCCATCTGGTGATGCTCGCCACGCTTTCTGCCATCGGACTCCCCGAACACGTCGAGTCGGCCGTCAAGGCGGCGCTCGAAGGGGGCCTTGCGCCCGCTGAAGTAAAGGAAGCCATTTACCAGACGACGCCCTACGTGGGCTTCGCGCGCGTTTCCTCGGTTCTCAAGTCCGCAAACAAAGCGCTACTCGAAAAGGGCGTCAGGCTGCCGCTCCCGAGCGAGGGCACCGTCACCAACGACACGCGCTTTTCGGAAGGCTTCAGGGTTCAGAGCGGCATCTTCGGCGACGCCATCCGCCGCATGCACGAGACCGCGCCCGAAAGCCAGAAGGCGCTCCTGGTGAGAGACCTCACCGGCTGGTGCTTCGGCGACTACTACACGCGTAAAGCCTTAAACCTTCGCGAGCGCGAGCTCATTACCTTCGCGTCAATCGTCGCGCTCGGCGGCTGCGAAGCGCAGGTGCGCGCCCATGTGAACGGGAACGTCGCAGTAGGCGCCGTGAAGCAGAACCTGATCGATGCGCTCGAAGTGGGTCTTCCCTTCCTCGGCTTCCCGAGGACCTTGAATGCGCTTGCCGTCGTCAACGACGTTCTGAAGGATTAA
- a CDS encoding cyclophilin-like fold protein, with translation MKMKKMLAAAAAAGIAAISGAAGAETISMTIGAKTFDVEMNGTEAAANFVKRLPISQPFEDFGKLERITYLKPALDTGKDALTASPKRGDLAYYIPWGNLCVFLIGGNAPSEDLVILGHMSEEALTALEKSGKNRVELRVKE, from the coding sequence ATGAAGATGAAGAAAATGCTCGCCGCAGCAGCGGCCGCAGGGATTGCAGCGATTTCGGGCGCCGCAGGCGCCGAAACCATTTCAATGACAATCGGCGCAAAAACCTTTGATGTGGAGATGAACGGCACGGAAGCGGCCGCAAACTTTGTGAAGCGCCTGCCGATCTCGCAGCCCTTTGAGGATTTCGGGAAGCTCGAGCGCATCACCTATCTCAAGCCCGCGCTCGATACGGGAAAGGACGCCCTGACGGCGTCGCCCAAACGCGGCGACCTCGCCTACTACATCCCGTGGGGAAACCTCTGCGTATTTCTCATCGGCGGCAATGCTCCGAGCGAGGATCTGGTGATCCTCGGCCATATGAGCGAGGAGGCGCTCACGGCGCTTGAAAAGAGCGGAAAGAACCGCGTGGAGCTGCGCGTCAAGGAATAA
- the pyrF gene encoding orotidine-5'-phosphate decarboxylase: protein MKFTEMLEARWRNQNTLLCVGLDPNRSRFPEELADSPNAIYDFCCGIVDATADLVCAFKPQIAYFASEGAEDALKRIIEYIHANHPGIPVILDAKRGDIGSTCEHYAREAFERFKADCVTLSPYMGEDTITPYLKYEEKGIFLLCRTSNKSGDELQMLDVGGERLFERVARLTAEKWNRTGELGLVVGATYPDELAAVRRVAPDIPLLVPGVGAQGGDIHAAVTAGMDTRGAGMVINSGRAILYASKGADWREAARQAAEATRDAINAARGA from the coding sequence ATGAAATTCACTGAAATGCTTGAGGCGCGCTGGCGCAATCAGAATACGCTTCTCTGTGTGGGTCTCGACCCCAACAGGAGCCGCTTTCCCGAAGAGCTCGCGGACTCTCCGAACGCCATTTACGACTTCTGCTGCGGCATTGTCGATGCAACTGCCGATCTCGTCTGCGCCTTCAAGCCTCAGATTGCCTACTTTGCCTCCGAAGGCGCTGAGGATGCGTTGAAGCGCATCATTGAATACATCCACGCCAACCATCCCGGCATTCCGGTGATTCTTGACGCGAAGCGCGGCGACATCGGCTCGACCTGCGAACACTATGCCCGCGAAGCCTTCGAGCGCTTCAAGGCCGACTGCGTGACGCTTTCGCCCTACATGGGCGAGGACACGATTACGCCCTACCTCAAATACGAAGAGAAGGGCATCTTCCTCCTCTGCCGCACGTCGAATAAGAGCGGCGACGAACTGCAGATGCTTGATGTCGGCGGCGAACGCCTTTTTGAGCGCGTTGCGCGCCTCACGGCTGAAAAGTGGAACCGCACGGGCGAGCTCGGCCTCGTGGTCGGCGCCACCTACCCCGACGAGCTCGCGGCCGTACGCCGCGTCGCCCCGGATATTCCGCTCCTCGTTCCGGGCGTCGGCGCCCAGGGAGGCGACATTCATGCTGCCGTCACGGCCGGCATGGATACCCGCGGAGCCGGTATGGTCATCAATTCCGGCCGCGCCATTCTTTACGCGAGCAAGGGCGCCGACTGGCGGGAAGCGGCGAGACAAGCTGCCGAAGCCACCCGCGACGCCATCAATGCAGCCCGCGGCGCCTGA